A stretch of the Streptomyces sp. NBC_00078 genome encodes the following:
- a CDS encoding alpha/beta hydrolase, producing the protein MSDIRRNRRVAALGSAGALVTATLIAGAVAAPSASASSGLRHGQDREARGEAIAAQRAAAVGIDWQDCPADWGFAKPIQCGWVSVPLDYAKPYGKQIKLAVDRIGSTGTPAERQGALVYNPGGPGASGMRFPTRVTTKNPIWANTAKAYDFVGFDPRGVGHSAPISCIDPQEFVKAPKADPVPDSEADKLAQRKLAREYADGCAERSGKAMLAQMTTPNTVRDLDVIRAALGEKKLNYLGVSYGTYIGAVYGTMFPGHLRRMIVDSVVNPSREKIWYQANLDQDVAFEGRWKDWEDWVAANDAAFHLGTTRAAVQAKWLELRATAKKNPIGGVVGPAELISFFQSAPYYDSSWVPVATVFSKYAAGDTQALVDAAAPDLSDTAGNITAENGNAVYTAVECTDVKWPTSWKKWDRDNTELNKKYPFMTWANAWLNLPCATWPVKQQSPVDVKTHKGLPQVMIVQSTRDAATPYGGAVELHKRFKGSRLITEKDAGSHGVTGLVNPCINQRVDTYLLTGKLDTKDVTCTPHATPKP; encoded by the coding sequence TTGAGTGATATCAGGCGGAACAGGCGGGTTGCGGCGCTCGGCTCGGCCGGAGCGCTCGTCACGGCCACACTCATAGCCGGCGCCGTCGCGGCGCCGAGTGCCAGCGCTAGCTCCGGCTTGCGGCACGGACAGGACCGCGAGGCCCGCGGAGAGGCCATCGCCGCCCAGCGGGCCGCCGCGGTCGGCATCGACTGGCAGGACTGCCCCGCCGACTGGGGGTTCGCCAAGCCCATCCAGTGCGGCTGGGTCAGCGTCCCGCTCGACTACGCCAAGCCGTACGGCAAGCAGATCAAGCTCGCCGTCGACCGCATCGGCAGCACCGGGACGCCGGCGGAGCGTCAGGGCGCTCTCGTCTACAACCCCGGCGGCCCCGGCGCCTCCGGCATGCGCTTCCCGACCCGGGTCACCACCAAGAACCCGATCTGGGCCAACACGGCCAAGGCGTACGACTTCGTGGGCTTCGACCCGCGCGGCGTGGGCCACTCCGCGCCCATCTCCTGCATCGACCCGCAGGAGTTCGTGAAGGCGCCCAAGGCCGACCCGGTGCCGGATTCCGAGGCCGACAAGCTGGCCCAGCGCAAGCTGGCCCGCGAGTACGCCGATGGGTGCGCCGAGCGCAGCGGCAAGGCGATGCTCGCGCAGATGACCACGCCCAACACCGTGCGCGACCTGGACGTGATCCGTGCCGCGCTCGGCGAGAAGAAGCTCAACTACCTGGGCGTCTCCTACGGCACCTACATCGGAGCCGTCTACGGCACCATGTTCCCGGGCCACCTGCGCCGCATGATCGTGGACAGCGTGGTCAACCCCTCGCGGGAGAAGATCTGGTACCAGGCCAACCTGGACCAGGACGTCGCCTTCGAGGGCCGCTGGAAGGACTGGGAGGACTGGGTCGCCGCCAACGACGCCGCCTTCCACCTCGGCACCACCCGCGCCGCCGTCCAGGCGAAGTGGCTCGAACTGCGCGCCACCGCCAAGAAGAACCCCATCGGCGGGGTCGTCGGCCCGGCCGAGCTGATCAGCTTCTTCCAGAGCGCGCCGTACTACGACTCCTCGTGGGTGCCGGTCGCGACGGTCTTCAGCAAGTACGCCGCCGGTGACACCCAGGCGCTGGTCGACGCCGCCGCCCCGGACCTGTCGGACACCGCGGGCAACATCACCGCGGAGAACGGCAACGCCGTCTACACGGCCGTCGAGTGCACCGACGTCAAGTGGCCCACCAGCTGGAAGAAGTGGGACCGCGACAACACCGAGCTCAACAAGAAGTACCCGTTCATGACCTGGGCCAACGCCTGGCTGAACCTGCCGTGCGCCACCTGGCCGGTCAAGCAGCAGAGCCCCGTGGACGTCAAGACGCACAAGGGTCTGCCGCAGGTCATGATCGTGCAGTCCACGCGTGACGCCGCCACCCCTTACGGCGGCGCCGTCGAACTGCACAAGCGCTTCAAGGGCTCCCGCCTGATCACCGAGAAGGACGCGGGCTCGCACGGTGTGACCGGTCTCGTCAACCCGTGCATCAACCAGCGGGTCGACACCTACCTGCTCACCGGCAAGCTGGACACCAAGGACGTGACGTGCACCCCGCACGCAACGCCCAAGCCGTAA
- a CDS encoding 1-acyl-sn-glycerol-3-phosphate acyltransferase — translation MFYYVLKYVLLGPLLRLVFRPRIEGLEHVPATGPAIVAGNHLSFSDHFLMPAILKRRITFLAKKEYFTGPGIKGRLTAAFFRSAGQIPVDRTGKEAGQAAIREGLGVLRKDELLGIYPEGTRSHDGRLYKGKVGVAVMALKAQVPVIPCAMIGTFEAQPPGKVIPNIHPVVIRFGKPLDFSRYAGMESEKAILRAITDEIMYAILKLSEQEYIDEYAAVVKAQQAEQERAKERRFPRMPLR, via the coding sequence TTGTTCTACTACGTGCTCAAATACGTGTTGTTGGGACCACTGCTGAGACTGGTCTTCCGGCCTCGTATCGAAGGCCTCGAACACGTACCGGCAACGGGTCCGGCCATCGTCGCGGGCAACCATCTGTCGTTCTCGGACCACTTCCTGATGCCGGCGATCCTCAAGCGCCGCATCACCTTCCTCGCGAAGAAGGAGTACTTCACGGGGCCCGGCATCAAGGGCCGCCTCACCGCGGCCTTCTTCCGCAGCGCCGGGCAGATCCCGGTGGACCGCACCGGCAAGGAGGCGGGCCAGGCCGCGATCCGCGAGGGCCTCGGCGTGCTGCGCAAGGACGAGCTGCTCGGCATCTACCCGGAGGGCACCCGCTCGCACGACGGCCGCCTCTACAAGGGCAAGGTCGGCGTCGCCGTGATGGCGCTGAAGGCGCAGGTCCCGGTGATTCCCTGCGCGATGATCGGCACCTTCGAGGCGCAGCCCCCCGGCAAGGTCATCCCGAACATCCACCCCGTCGTCATCCGCTTCGGCAAGCCCCTCGACTTCTCCCGCTACGCCGGCATGGAGAGCGAGAAGGCGATCCTGCGGGCCATCACCGACGAGATCATGTACGCGATTCTGAAGCTGTCCGAGCAGGAGTACATCGACGAGTACGCCGCCGTCGTCAAGGCGCAGCAGGCGGAGCAGGAGCGCGCGAAGGAGCGCCGGTTCCCGCGGATGCCGCTCAGATAG
- a CDS encoding urease accessory protein UreD, which yields MGGVIVSGVRATARIVARDDGRGGTALPTLEGDGPLALRRTRGSGAEARVMLVGAMSGPLGGDRFAVEARVESGARLRVGSAAATIALPGQAKGEAHYDVRLDVADGAELVWLPEQLISAKGSDLYVTTRAELGADARLVLREEQVLGRVGEEPGRLTSRLAVRVQGRTLLDQELACGPGAPGGWDGPAVLGGHRAVGQLIVVRPEFGAAPVAARVLGEGATVVPLAGPAVLVSAVAGDALRLRRVLDEALAGLG from the coding sequence CTGGGCGGCGTGATCGTGAGCGGAGTACGGGCGACCGCTCGGATCGTCGCCCGGGACGACGGCAGGGGTGGTACGGCCCTGCCCACGCTGGAGGGGGACGGGCCGCTCGCGCTGCGGCGGACGCGGGGGAGTGGCGCCGAGGCACGGGTCATGCTCGTCGGGGCGATGAGCGGGCCCCTCGGCGGGGACCGGTTCGCGGTGGAGGCGAGGGTGGAGAGCGGGGCGCGGCTGCGTGTAGGGTCGGCCGCCGCCACTATCGCGCTTCCCGGACAGGCGAAGGGCGAGGCACACTACGACGTGCGGCTCGACGTCGCCGACGGGGCGGAACTGGTGTGGCTGCCCGAGCAGTTGATCTCCGCCAAGGGGAGCGATCTGTACGTCACGACGCGAGCCGAGCTCGGTGCCGACGCGCGGCTCGTGCTGCGCGAGGAACAGGTACTCGGGCGGGTCGGCGAGGAACCCGGGCGGCTGACCAGTCGTCTTGCCGTGCGGGTCCAGGGGCGGACCCTGCTCGACCAGGAACTGGCCTGCGGGCCCGGAGCGCCGGGCGGCTGGGACGGTCCCGCCGTGCTGGGCGGGCATCGGGCCGTGGGGCAACTCATCGTCGTACGGCCGGAGTTCGGGGCAGCGCCGGTGGCGGCCCGGGTGCTGGGCGAGGGGGCCACGGTCGTGCCGCTCGCCGGGCCCGCCGTGCTCGTGAGCGCCGTGGCCGGCGACGCCCTGCGGTTGCGACGGGTGCTGGACGAGGCACTCGCCGGCCTCGGATGA
- a CDS encoding PP2C family protein-serine/threonine phosphatase: MNDAAIDYAGVFQCLPGMVALLTPELVYADANEEFLRSSGRSREQVVGRHLFDVFPDNPHDSEASGMRNLSASLERVLKTGERDTMALQRYDVESSERPGVWDERYWSPVNAPVLGPEGKVVLLVHRVEEVTELIRARGGTSGNRGRVLEAELYTRARELQELNERLRRAHAREREVALALQEAMLPAHRQAGHHHAAVRYRPAVGALNVCGDWYDLVDLVGGNRISVAVGDVVGHGLSAACAMGQLRSALSAASRVADGPARALGVLDRYAHVVDGAESATAVTTFIDFDERTVTYSSAGHPPPVLVHADGRVEFLDQATDPPLDACAGPAPRPQARSEYAAGAVLVLYTDGLIERRREDIDTGLARLADALGRHRAAGPEALADAVLLELLPPGGATDDTALVIVQL, from the coding sequence ATGAACGATGCGGCGATCGACTACGCGGGGGTGTTCCAGTGCCTGCCGGGGATGGTGGCGCTGCTGACGCCCGAGCTGGTGTACGCGGACGCCAACGAGGAGTTCCTGCGGTCGTCCGGACGCAGCCGCGAGCAGGTGGTCGGCCGCCATCTGTTCGACGTCTTCCCGGACAACCCACACGACTCGGAGGCATCCGGTATGCGCAATCTGTCGGCCTCGCTGGAGCGGGTGCTGAAGACCGGCGAGCGCGACACCATGGCCCTGCAGCGCTACGACGTGGAGAGCTCCGAGCGGCCCGGGGTGTGGGACGAGCGCTACTGGAGCCCGGTCAACGCGCCGGTGCTCGGCCCGGAGGGGAAGGTGGTGCTACTGGTGCACCGCGTCGAGGAGGTCACCGAGCTGATCAGGGCGCGCGGCGGCACGAGCGGCAACCGGGGCCGGGTGCTGGAGGCGGAGCTGTACACCCGCGCGCGCGAACTGCAGGAACTCAACGAGCGGCTGCGGCGGGCCCATGCCCGCGAGCGCGAGGTGGCCCTCGCGCTGCAGGAGGCGATGCTGCCCGCCCACCGGCAGGCCGGCCACCACCACGCGGCCGTGCGCTACCGGCCCGCCGTCGGCGCGCTCAACGTGTGCGGGGACTGGTACGACCTCGTCGACCTGGTGGGCGGCAACCGCATCAGCGTGGCGGTGGGCGACGTGGTCGGGCACGGCCTCTCGGCCGCGTGCGCCATGGGCCAGCTGCGCAGCGCCCTGAGCGCCGCCTCCCGCGTCGCCGACGGCCCGGCCCGGGCGCTCGGCGTGCTGGACCGGTACGCGCACGTGGTCGACGGTGCCGAGTCGGCGACCGCCGTCACGACGTTCATCGACTTCGACGAACGGACCGTCACCTACAGCAGCGCCGGGCACCCGCCGCCCGTCCTCGTCCATGCCGACGGCCGGGTCGAGTTCCTCGACCAGGCCACCGACCCGCCGCTCGACGCCTGCGCCGGTCCGGCCCCCAGACCCCAGGCCCGCTCGGAATACGCGGCGGGTGCCGTGCTGGTCCTGTACACCGACGGCCTGATCGAACGCAGACGCGAGGACATCGACACCGGCCTGGCCCGCCTGGCCGACGCCCTCGGCCGGCACCGCGCGGCGGGTCCGGAGGCCCTCGCGGACGCCGTGCTCCTGGAGCTGCTGCCGCCGGGGGGCGCCACCGACGACACCGCCCTGGTCATCGTGCAGCTGTGA
- the ureG gene encoding urease accessory protein UreG, translating to MHLDHSHSHHGPSAVSADARRPDGSRRALRIGLGGPVGSGKTATVAALCRALRDELSLAVVTNDIYTREDAEFLLREAVLPPERITAVETGACPHTAIRDDISANLEAVEDLEDEVGPLDLILVESGGDNLTATFSKGLVDAQIFVIDVAGGDDIPRKGGPGVTTADLLVVNKTDLAPYVGSDLARMAADAKAQRAELPVVLQSLRTEPGVRDVADWVRQRLAAWAA from the coding sequence ATGCACCTCGACCACTCCCACAGCCACCACGGCCCCTCCGCCGTGAGCGCCGACGCCCGTCGCCCCGACGGCTCGCGTCGCGCGCTGCGGATCGGGCTCGGTGGGCCCGTCGGGTCGGGCAAGACCGCCACCGTCGCCGCGCTGTGCCGGGCCCTGCGGGACGAACTGTCCCTCGCTGTCGTCACCAACGACATCTACACCCGCGAGGACGCCGAATTCCTGCTGCGCGAAGCCGTGCTGCCGCCTGAGCGGATCACCGCCGTGGAGACGGGGGCCTGTCCGCACACCGCGATCCGGGACGACATCTCCGCCAACCTCGAAGCGGTCGAGGACCTGGAGGACGAGGTCGGGCCGCTGGATCTGATCCTGGTCGAGTCCGGCGGGGACAACCTCACGGCGACCTTCTCCAAGGGGCTCGTCGACGCGCAGATCTTCGTGATCGACGTCGCGGGCGGTGACGACATTCCGCGCAAGGGCGGGCCGGGGGTGACCACGGCCGACCTGCTCGTCGTCAACAAGACCGACCTCGCGCCGTACGTCGGCTCCGACCTTGCGCGGATGGCGGCCGACGCCAAGGCCCAGCGGGCCGAACTGCCCGTCGTCCTCCAGTCGTTGCGGACCGAGCCGGGTGTACGGGACGTGGCCGACTGGGTGCGGCAGCGGCTCGCCGCCTGGGCGGCGTGA